A genomic window from Tissierellales bacterium includes:
- a CDS encoding peptidoglycan DD-metalloendopeptidase family protein yields the protein MDDPNQLGQKNKEGFRRFRGINFKTSLIILMVVLISGFLLTAYKINEISTEAFAVYLGDEEVGIVREKENISHLLEKIQEELCDRYNINCIVNEELIFESINAENNDIDNIKELKDKISSKLTFLVNGYVLLIDDVEVGILKTREDAEEVIKRFKESVTETDDEDSKVKDIKILEDVKIVRKEVSLSDIGKVEDTLKFIETGSEEIRTHIVEAGESFWTIAKLYDMDVDEIIDANPDLIPEKVYPGEEISLKVPKAMLTIKTIEEKDYYEDIDYNVEVQVDNSMYKTQEKVKTKGIKGKNRIVTKIVKHNGVVVDEEIINKEVVEKPVNEIIVKGTKEKTITTAASGFSLPTRGRISSGYGSRGGRLHRGIDIAASIGTPIAAADEGIVTFVGPNGSYGNLVVIDHNNGYVTKYAHCSEIYVGNGQKVGKGEKIAAVGVTGNARGAHLHFEVLKDGSHVNPSVYLGR from the coding sequence ATGGATGATCCAAATCAGTTGGGCCAAAAGAATAAAGAAGGGTTTAGAAGGTTTAGAGGAATAAACTTTAAAACTAGCCTTATAATTCTAATGGTTGTGTTAATATCTGGATTTTTATTAACGGCATACAAAATTAATGAAATAAGTACCGAAGCATTTGCAGTGTATCTAGGAGATGAAGAAGTAGGAATAGTCAGAGAAAAAGAAAACATATCACATTTATTAGAGAAAATTCAAGAAGAACTTTGCGATAGATACAATATTAATTGTATAGTAAATGAAGAATTAATATTTGAAAGTATTAATGCTGAAAATAACGATATAGATAATATAAAAGAATTAAAAGATAAGATAAGTTCTAAACTAACATTTTTAGTAAATGGTTATGTACTTCTTATAGATGATGTAGAAGTAGGTATATTAAAAACAAGGGAAGATGCAGAAGAAGTTATAAAAAGATTTAAAGAGTCTGTTACTGAAACTGATGATGAAGATTCTAAGGTTAAAGATATAAAAATATTGGAAGATGTTAAAATTGTAAGAAAAGAAGTATCTTTATCGGATATAGGAAAAGTAGAAGATACACTAAAATTTATTGAGACAGGTTCTGAAGAGATAAGGACCCATATTGTGGAGGCTGGAGAAAGTTTTTGGACTATAGCAAAACTGTATGATATGGATGTAGATGAAATAATAGATGCAAATCCAGATCTAATTCCAGAGAAGGTTTATCCAGGAGAAGAAATAAGTTTAAAGGTGCCGAAGGCCATGTTAACAATAAAGACAATAGAAGAAAAAGACTATTATGAAGATATTGACTATAATGTAGAGGTTCAAGTAGATAACTCTATGTATAAAACTCAAGAAAAGGTAAAAACGAAGGGTATTAAAGGTAAGAATAGAATTGTGACAAAGATTGTTAAACACAATGGAGTAGTAGTAGATGAAGAGATTATCAATAAAGAAGTTGTTGAGAAACCAGTAAATGAGATAATAGTTAAGGGCACAAAGGAAAAAACTATAACTACTGCGGCTAGTGGGTTTTCGTTACCTACAAGGGGGCGAATAAGTTCTGGATATGGTTCGAGAGGTGGTAGGCTACATAGGGGTATTGATATTGCTGCAAGTATAGGGACACCTATAGCAGCTGCAGATGAAGGAATCGTTACCTTTGTAGGACCTAATGGAAGTTATGGAAACTTAGTAGTAATAGATCACAATAATGGATATGTTACAAAGTATGCTCATTGTAGTGAAATATACGTAGGTAATGGTCAGAAGGTAGGCAAAGGGGAAAAAATAGCAGCAGTAGGTGTTACAGGAAATGCAAGAGGAGCTCATCTCCATTTTGAAGTCCTTAAAGATGGTAGCCATGTAAACCCTAGTGTCTATTTAGGCAGATAA
- a CDS encoding S8 family peptidase, translating to MVHGTHVAGIIAGNGYSSRGRYTGVAPKSNILAIKALDENGSGNTSDIIKAISWIIETKEEYGTNIINLSLGSPANNHCNADPLCRAVSKAIDSGLIVVAAAGNSGPKANTILSPGISPTVITVGAVDDKNTPNIDDDTVADFSSRGPTREGLQKPDLVAPGVNIKSLSNIYSDRYTSLSGTSMATPLISGSIALLMSGNKNLSQKTVKNKLVNSCIELSDSKDKQGAGMLNLEKFFNDKSLDSTFSSSPLISKDITESFLIVLLVIFLLDKK from the coding sequence ATGGTTCACGGCACTCATGTAGCTGGAATAATCGCTGGAAATGGTTATTCCTCTAGAGGAAGATATACTGGAGTAGCCCCAAAGTCTAACATTTTAGCCATAAAAGCTTTGGATGAAAATGGAAGCGGAAATACCTCAGATATTATAAAAGCAATCTCTTGGATAATAGAAACTAAGGAAGAATACGGAACAAATATTATTAACTTATCTTTAGGTAGTCCAGCTAATAACCACTGCAATGCAGATCCATTATGTAGAGCTGTATCCAAGGCTATAGATAGTGGATTAATAGTTGTAGCCGCAGCTGGCAATAGTGGTCCTAAAGCCAATACTATACTTTCACCCGGAATTAGCCCAACAGTTATAACTGTTGGGGCTGTAGATGATAAAAATACACCTAATATTGATGATGATACAGTAGCAGACTTTTCTAGTAGGGGGCCTACGAGGGAAGGCTTACAAAAGCCAGACTTAGTAGCTCCAGGAGTTAATATTAAATCTTTATCTAATATATACAGTGATAGATATACTTCCTTAAGTGGAACTAGTATGGCTACCCCGTTAATTTCAGGTAGTATAGCCCTATTAATGAGTGGAAATAAAAATTTATCTCAAAAAACCGTTAAAAATAAGTTAGTGAACTCGTGTATTGAATTAAGTGATAGTAAAGATAAACAGGGAGCTGGCATGTTAAATTTAGAGAAGTTTTTTAATGATAAATCTCTAGACTCTACATTTTCTTCCTCCCCACTAATCTCAAAGGATATTACTGAAAGTTTCTTAATAGTTCTTTTAGTCATTTTCTTACTAGATAAAAAATAA
- the yyaC gene encoding spore protease YyaC — translation MNISTRTDSVDSKSTFAIYNFSNFIYDYTHYNYGDKHDKFIIMCIGTDRSTGDALGPLVGYKLKPIISEYKDVELLGTLDDPIHAKNLSENIKYINTNFHNPFILAIDASLGSYNKIGHINIKESPLKPGLGVNKNLPKVGDISITGVVNISGIMEYAVLQNTRLSLVMNMADIISKSLNIALWMLHKDKKEKKNINNLY, via the coding sequence ATGAATATTAGTACCCGTACAGATTCAGTAGATTCTAAATCTACTTTTGCTATTTATAATTTCAGCAATTTTATTTATGATTATACACATTATAACTATGGTGATAAACATGATAAGTTTATAATTATGTGCATAGGAACAGATAGATCTACAGGAGATGCTCTAGGTCCTTTAGTTGGATACAAACTAAAACCAATAATATCGGAATATAAGGATGTAGAACTTTTAGGTACTCTTGATGACCCAATACACGCAAAAAACCTTTCAGAAAATATTAAGTATATAAATACAAACTTTCACAATCCTTTTATCTTAGCAATTGATGCCTCTCTTGGTAGCTATAATAAAATCGGGCATATAAATATAAAAGAAAGCCCTTTAAAACCTGGACTAGGAGTAAATAAAAATCTCCCTAAAGTAGGTGATATTAGTATTACAGGGGTAGTAAATATTAGTGGAATAATGGAATATGCTGTTCTTCAAAACACTAGACTTAGTTTAGTTATGAATATGGCGGATATTATTTCTAAGAGCTTAAATATAGCACTTTGGATGCTTCATAAAGACAAAAAAGAAAAGAAAAACATAAATAACCTATACTAG